One window of the Dromaius novaehollandiae isolate bDroNov1 chromosome 25, bDroNov1.hap1, whole genome shotgun sequence genome contains the following:
- the LOC112986269 gene encoding complexin-4-like, translated as MATFFTTALKSFRGAEEEPKEPPKDGKAATLPNGMAREEFEEYQRQLLEEKIERDKAFAHRKAERATVRMHLRGKYHLAQDERDNAQLHVAGGSVELPEELAAMVRSEEEEEAEEDGALSFLTKLREVDFQALRGRAQDTVEEVKEKCSVM; from the exons ATGGCCACCTTTTTCACCACAGCCTTGAAGAGCTTCAGGGGGGCCGAGGAGGAGCCCAAGGAGCCCCCCAAGGACGGGAAGGCGGCTACTTTGCCCAACGGCATGGCCCGCGAGGAGTTCGAGGAGTACCAgcggcagctgctggaagagaa GATAGAGCGGGACAAGGCCTTCGCGCACAGGAAAGCGGAGCGGGCCACCGTGCGGATGCACCTGCGCGGCAAGTACCACCTGGCCCAG GATGAGCGGGACAATGCCCAGCTGCACGTGGCGGGCGGCTCGGTGGAGCTGCCGGAGGAGCTGGCTGCCATGGTGCgaagcgaggaggaggaggaggcggaggaagACGGGGCACTCTCCTTCCTGACGAAGCTGCGCGAGGTGGATTTCCAGGCGCTGCGTGGCCGGGCGCAGGACACCGTGGAGGAGGTGAAGGAGAAATGCTCCGTGATGTAG